The Salegentibacter mishustinae genomic interval CTGGATAATAAAGTCTCGTGAATATTGATAAGCAATTCAAATTCAGTTAGTGTAGTACAATTCAAAAACTGCTCGGTAAGTGAAGAGATTTTTTCTGATAAACCGGTTTTGTTTGTTTCAGGTAAGGCTTTGTAATGTTCAATCGCATCCCGACTATTCTTTTTCTCATTTAGGTAAACAAAAAATATATTATCAGAGTAATCTGGGTGAAAATTGCTTCTTAAAACCGAAGGTTCATTTTGGGTAAGCTGGTAAGTGATCGCCTGCTCATTTTGCGCGGCAGCAATGTCATAACCACTGCCTCCAAAGGTGTTTTTAAGCAATTTAAAGGCATCTACGCCAAACCAGTTAGCAATATTGTTGATTAAAGTTGAAGAGGTTCCCAGACCCCAATTTCTATTGAAATTTAAACGGGTATTCACTCTAATTCCGGTTTTTCCAGTCGAGAATATTTCCGGGTTTAATTTATTTGCTTCATTTAGGATCTCTACTAGTCGTTCTGAAACTTCTTGCTCTCCTTTTATCTGCTGAAATTCCCCATTTTTAAAATTAAATTCTCCCTGAAACCATAAATTACCATGTTCATCAAAACTATTCCATTCAATATTTTTGCCTTCAGAAGTTTCTATTTCCAGGGATTGGCCGAATTTTGTAGGAACCGCCAGAGCCTTTGCACCATCTAAAACAGCATATTCTCCCGTAATTAAAAGTTTGCCATTACTGTAAAACTCTTTCTTCATGAATTCCTCAATTTGTTTAACTCTTCAACAGCGCTGCTGTGGGTTACGGTGTGTTTAGTAAAATGTTTAGTAAGGGTTTTCTTTTCAGCTTCAGTAGCATTATGCTGATTTAAAATATTCATCAAATGCATTTTCATATGTCCTTGCTGAATTCCCGTAGTGGTTAAAGAATTAATTGCAGCGAAGTTTTGGGCCAGGCCGGCAACGGCTACAATTTTCATCAATTCTTTAGCGCTGGGTTGTTGTAAAATATCCAGGGCCAGTTTAACTAAAGGATGTAAACTCGTTAATCCGCCAACGGTACCCAGGGCCAAAGGAATTTCTATCCAGAATTTAAAAATACCGTTTTCAAGGCTGGCGTGGGTTAAGCTAGAGTATTTTCCATTTCTGGCGGCATAAGCATGAATTCCGGCTTCTACCGCTCTAAAATCGTTTCCGGTAGCCAGAACCACGGCGTCAATGCCGTTCATAATCCCTTTATTGTGGGTTACAGCTCGATAAGGTTCTACTTCGGCAATATTTACGGCCTGTATAAATTTCTTTGCGAAGTCCTCTCCATTTAGATCTTTATTTTCATTGAGTTCTTCTACCGGGCAGGAAACTTCAGCTCTCACTAAACATTCCGGCACATAGTTAGAAAGAATACTCATAATAATTTCTATATCCTTCTCTTCCGAAGAGAAATCCGAATAATCCCGGGCTTCATTCTGGAAAACTTCTGCGAATTTTTCGAGGCAGGAATTTATAAAATTCGCACCCATGGAATCTTTAGTTTCAAACTCGCAATGCAGCTGGTAGTAATTATCAATTTCAGCAGTTTTATCTTTCAATTTTATATCTAAAACCCCGCCGCCGCGTTTTTCCATATTACGGGTAATAGGTTTTACCGCTTCCAAAAGTTTAGGTTTGGTAGTTTTAAAAAACTGCTCCAGCTTTTGCTTATTTCCAAAGAAATTAAAATGAACCTGGCCTATTTTTTTTGTATCAATTACTTCAGCTTTAAATCCGCCTCGGGTTCTCCAGAATTTAGCGGCTTTACTAGCTGCTGCAATTACCGAGCTTTCTTCAATAGCCATAGGAATAGCGAGTAAATCTCCGTTGATCAGGAAATTTGGTGCCAGCCCAAAAGGCAGGTAGAAATTAGATAAAGTATTTTCGGTAAATTCGTCGTGTAACTGTTGCAACCTGGAATCTTCGTTCCAGTATTGCCTAAGAACTGCCACATCTTCGGGACGGTCTTTAAGGTAGGTTTCAGCTAGCCAGTCTATTTTCTCCTTCTTGGTGAGCCTGGAAAAGCCGGTGATAGGTTTTATCATTTTTGAAGCTAATTTAGAGTGCACAAAGATACAATTGTTATTTAAGGGAATTGTGCTTTAGGTTTTGAGAAAGTTTAAGCGATTTATCTTTAACAAATCCTTAGTATTTAACACTCAAATGCTACTCTTTTTGCTGAAATTTTAGTAAACTTGGCAATCAAAATTCATTTTATAAATTTTATGAAGTTCTCAAAAATATTGGTTGGGTTGTTAATTACGGCAACCTCAACAATTTACGCGCAGGATAAAGAAATTAGCCTCGAAGAAATCTACGACGGCACCTTTAGACAGGAACGTTTACAATCCCTACAATCTTTAGACAATGGTAAGGAATACGTGGTTTTAAATCGCGATCGCAATGCTAACACCAGTAGCATAGATGTTTATTCCTATAAAAGTGGTGAGAAGGTTAGAAGTCTTTTAAATAGTAAAGATCTTAGTGAAATTTCCAGGTTCCAGGGATTTGAGCTTAGTGAAAATGAAGATAAGATTTTGCTTTCTACCAATATGGAGCAAATTTACCGCCGTTCTTCTCGCGGAATTTATTATATCTACGATGTAGAAGGTAAAACGCTTACCAAATTAAGCGACAATAAAGTTCAGGAGCCAACTTTCTCTCCAGATGCTTCTAAAGTGGCTTACGTTTTTGAAAATAATATTTACACTTACGATATCGCTTCAGGCGAAGAAACTCAGGTGACTACAGATGGAGAGAAAAACAAACTAATCAATGGGGTAACCGATTGGGTTTATGAAGAAGAATTTGCTTTTGTAAGAGCTTTCGACTGGAATAAAACCGGAACTCATTTAGCTTACCTTAAATTTGATGAATCTGAAGTTCCTGAATTTTCTATGGATATGTTTGGGCAGGATCTATACCCGAGTCAGCAGGTTTTTAAATATCCAAAAGCCGGAGAAGCAAATTCTGAAGTTTCCCTTTATACTTATGAGTTAGCTGCTGAAGAAAGTGAAAAAGTTGAACTTGGAGACTATGAAGATTTTTATATCCCAAGAATTAAGTGGACACAGGATCCTGAGATTTTAAGTGTACAGGTTTTAAACAGACACCAAAACGATCTGGATCTTATTTTCGTTGATGCTGAAGATAATGAAACTGAAGT includes:
- a CDS encoding GYDIA family GHMP kinase, translating into MKKEFYSNGKLLITGEYAVLDGAKALAVPTKFGQSLEIETSEGKNIEWNSFDEHGNLWFQGEFNFKNGEFQQIKGEQEVSERLVEILNEANKLNPEIFSTGKTGIRVNTRLNFNRNWGLGTSSTLINNIANWFGVDAFKLLKNTFGGSGYDIAAAQNEQAITYQLTQNEPSVLRSNFHPDYSDNIFFVYLNEKKNSRDAIEHYKALPETNKTGLSEKISSLTEQFLNCTTLTEFELLINIHETLLSRTLQTPKVKQERFPEFPGAIKSLGGWGGDFIMVTGDQAAVFEYFENKGFKTIFAFQDIVL
- a CDS encoding hydroxymethylglutaryl-CoA reductase, degradative, which translates into the protein MHSKLASKMIKPITGFSRLTKKEKIDWLAETYLKDRPEDVAVLRQYWNEDSRLQQLHDEFTENTLSNFYLPFGLAPNFLINGDLLAIPMAIEESSVIAAASKAAKFWRTRGGFKAEVIDTKKIGQVHFNFFGNKQKLEQFFKTTKPKLLEAVKPITRNMEKRGGGVLDIKLKDKTAEIDNYYQLHCEFETKDSMGANFINSCLEKFAEVFQNEARDYSDFSSEEKDIEIIMSILSNYVPECLVRAEVSCPVEELNENKDLNGEDFAKKFIQAVNIAEVEPYRAVTHNKGIMNGIDAVVLATGNDFRAVEAGIHAYAARNGKYSSLTHASLENGIFKFWIEIPLALGTVGGLTSLHPLVKLALDILQQPSAKELMKIVAVAGLAQNFAAINSLTTTGIQQGHMKMHLMNILNQHNATEAEKKTLTKHFTKHTVTHSSAVEELNKLRNS